The genomic stretch AAGCCGCCTGCACGCTGTATCAAATCTTCCACGGTCATCCCTTCTGCATAAGGATAGATGCCGGGATCCCTCACTTCTCCGGAAATCTTGAGGTAATACTCGTCTTTCAGGTCATAAATGGAAGAGATCCGAATGATATCATCCTCTTCCAGGGTGACCTCTTCCGTTCCGTCCATAACATCTTTTAAATCCACCTGGATGATTGATGTGGAAAGATCATCATTGGTTCTCAGGATATTGGCCCGGTCAAGGTAGGCATCTCCGCGGAGGCCATCGGCACGCCGGATAAGCTGGGAAAGGGTAAGGCCATCCGAAAGGGCGTAGTTTCCTTCCCTAAACACCGCTCCTTTGATCTGCACCCGGTTGTTATAGCGATCAAGGACTGTTCCTACCGTGTATTGGTCGCCGGCCTTGACGCTAAAAATATCAAACTGGCCTTTATAAACGTCAGAGACGGACTTTTCTTTATCGGTAAATCGGGTGACGCTGATTTTGTCTTTATAGGCATCGTCCGTAAATCCTCCTGCGTATGCCAGCACCTCTCCAAGTGTCTCTCCATCCTTCACTTCAAATACCATTGGCCGCTTCACGGCACCTTGGAGGGTCACCCTGGACTGATAAGGCTCCACCAAAATCACATCTTGGTCTTGGAGCTGTAGGCCCATATTGGCCTTGCCGTTGACCAGAAAGTCATAGGCATCCACGGTGGCTACTTGCTTATTGTTGCGCATCACTTTGATGTTTCGCATGGTACCGTTTTTATTGGGACCTCCTGCGGCGTACAGCGCATTGAACACGGTGCTGAATGCGCTGAGGGTAAAGGTACCGGGCAGTCTCAATTCACCCACCAAGTGTACTTTTATACTACGTACATTGCCAAGGGAAATTTGCATAAAAGTGCTTGGGCTATCCCCTTGCATATCAGCATAGAAGCGCGAAAGTCTGTTTTTGATCACCCTAGTGGCTTCTGTGATGGATAGCCCCGACACACCGATGGGGCCGATGTTTTCCAGCAGCAGGTTACCTTCTGGGGTAACGGTGGATTCATAATAATTTTCGGAAGCCCCATAAACATCCACATAAACAAGATCACCGGGCCCCAGGACATAGCTATTCGGAGTGGCCATGTTAAGATTGGGCTCAAAGGTCAGCTGTCGCTCCTTTTGATAGAAAAGGTCCAACCCAAAATACACTTCTGTGCCTTTCACCTGTTCGGGTTGCTTTTGATTGGCATATACGCCTTGAAGAATTTCATGCTGGTTATTTTGCTGTCGGGGTTTGCGATCAGCCAACGTAGCACTACTTCTACTGGTTGTGGAGCCAGTTTCTAACTGCTCGATCCGTTCTGAGAGTTTTTCGACTTCTGCATCGGCCATGCCCCTCGAACGTGCCATTTCAAGTAATTCCGCATTGCTAAGTCCTGCGTCTTTGGCTTTTTGGAGCAATGTCCTTACCTGATCATCCGACAATTCGTCTACCTTGATCGTAGAGACATCTGTCATGGATTGGGCAGCTATCTCTTGCGGTACCGCTAACAGCAGCGCAAACCCAACGAAGGCTCGTATGAGCACCAAGTTCAAAAATTTTATCATTATTCCTGATTTGTTTTAATTATCGTAGGAAGTGGACACAGCTTCGCCACGTCACTCCCACATTTAGTGACCAATGAATTGATTTTCATTATCTAGCCACGAAAATAGAAAACCACCGTAAAGATAATTATTCCGACTGATTGAGGGCAATGTTTGTAATTAAATGCCCTCCTTATGCTAATCAAATAAAATCAGCACCACTCCAGGCAAAAAAGAAACCAAAAAAAGCCCGGATGATATGTCCGGGCTTTGCATTAATTTAGCAATGATAATAATCTCCTTATTCAATAGGATTTTGGATTATATTATCATTGGCGTTACGTTCATCCACAGGGATTTGCCACTGCCAATTGGCTGTTCCCGCTTCTTCAAAGAACTTGCTGTTGATGACAATGCCTACATGGTTACCGCCGTTTCTGTCCAGGGGCAAGTCCAAACGCTTAAGGTCATAGAACCTAAAACCTTCTCCCCACAGCTCCACACGACGCTGGATCATGATCTCATCGATCAAGGCCTGGCCGGTATTGGTGCTTTGAGTATATTCTGGATCCCTTGCGGAGGCCAGCTCAAATAAGGCAGCGGACGCTCCCACATCATCACCAGCCCTGGCGAGGGCTTCCGCTTCGATCAGGATCATTTCTGCTGCTCTCATATAAGGTACGTCTCCTACTGAGCTACCATTCGCTTGGGCCAAGAACTTGCGGTTCATATAATCGACTTTAGCAAAAGATTCTAACGTCACTTCATCGATAAACGGATCTCTCAATTCAGGATCGGAAGCATTGGGATCCCACAGTCTCTTACGGTAATCCGTTTCACTGATCTGGTCATAAAGCGGCTGGAAAATGGCTTTAGGATTACCGCGGATATTGGTAGAGCTAAAGTTCAGCGACATATACGCAAAGAAAGAAGCAAAATACGTTTGCTGAATATCAACTTGATGAAATCCCCACATCCATTCTGGATTGGTATAATCATTAAAGCCACCAAACAATTGCGACTCATTCATTAAATCGAAACCATCCCTGGCAGCATTGGCTACCGTAGCCGCTTCGGAAAATTGCCCTTGAGTAAGCAATACCCTTGCTTTGATGCCTCTGGCTACATTGATGTTGAAGTGAGAAGCATTGTTTCTGCTTTCATCCAAAAGGGCAATGGCATCATCCAGGTCCTGATGGATTTGAGCATATACTTCCTCTACGGTATTTCGTGGACCACCTACGGTAATAGGCTCCGATACTATCGGCACACCCATTTGGTCATTGCCACCATTTGCATCATAGCGTTTTGCAAAGATCTGCACCAAATTAAAGTGTCCCCAAGCACGGTAAGCCAGTGCCTGACCTTTGATCTCATCCCGCTCTTCTTGGGGCCCCTCAGCACCATCAATATTAGCAATGATCATATTGGCATTGCCAATAATCTTATAGTAAAATTTCCAGACAAACTCCACGTCGGACTTTGTTTCATTATTATGCCTCTGCCAAGTGGACATTTCCACAAACCAACCGTTAGCTTGATCAGTCATTACGACATCTTCCGCAAGTACTTCACGCATGATCATTACGCCGTGCTCTCCCGGTTGCCCTTGGGAATCGTAGCGGAGACCCATGGCACGGTGAATACCATTTAATGCTGCCATGGCATTGCCTGTAGTTGTAAATACTACTGTTTCGGAAACGGCATCAGTCGGGGCTGTATCTAAGTAATCACTGGCACAGCCAATGTTTACCATCAAGCCCAATAGAAATATTTTATGGATTAATTTTTTCATGTTAATTCTCATTTAGAAGCTTACATTAAGACCCAACGTGAACGTCCTGGCAGGTGTGTAGGTATTTGAAGTCGTTCCATTGAAACTCTCCGATACAAACATTCCCTTTCTTTTTGAAAGCCAACCAAGGTTTTCCCCGGCAATAAATACCGTGGCCTGGGAAGCATCTACCTTGCCTAGGATGTCTTTTGGTAATCGGTAGCTCAGGTTAATAGACCTTAGGTTCAGGTAAGAACGATCGATGAGCCACCGGTCTGAAGTACCATTGGTTTCGGCCGAATTGATATTATCCATCCTGGGCACATCGGTAATGTCACCAGGCTGCTGCCATCTACCCAGCGCATCGGTATGGAGGGCATCCCCATCAGGGCTGGAGCTCATTAGGCTGGCATACAGCCCGTCGTAGATTTCACCTCCCACCGCGAAGCTGACCAAAACACTTAATTCAAAGTTTTTGTAAGAGAAGGTATTCGCCAATCCACCAGAAAAATCTGGAATCGCTGTACCGGCAAAATGCTGCCTGGCATTGTTATATTCGGTCGTCAGTGTATCCGTTCCGACGATTTTCACATCTTCACGTACCTCGCCATCCTCATTAAGGTATTCATCCGCCGTATATAGCCCATACCCTGTCTCTGGATCCACACCTCTCCAGTCTCTCAACCAGTAGTCGTAAATCGATCCGCCCACCACATATTTTTTGGTGCCGTTGATCTGCTCATCAAATGGCAGCTTTTTGAATTTATTGGTAAAGGTCGAAACGTTCAAGTTAGCATTCCAAGTGAAATCCTGATTTCGGATGATGTCCCCTTGGATCTGGAATTCCACGCCGCTATTGGCCATGGTACCGATATTGATCGGCCTGCTTTCCAAACCAGTCGTAAGGGACAATGGTACATCAAACAACAAGTTTTCAGAAACTCGGTAGTAATACTCCAAGGTACCGGAGAAACGTTTTGCGAAAGCAAAGTCCAAACCGACATCAAAGGTATTGTTAGATTCCCATAGTAAGCTACGTGCTGAAAGGCTTCCTTGTAAAATACCTGGCTCATTCGCATTGTTATAATCAAGATCATATAATGCCTGCCACGGATAATAGTTTGGGGTTCCATCATCCTTTAATAATCCATCATTACCCACTTCTCCATAGGAAGCTCTAAGCTTCAGCATGTCGAAGAAATCGGCATTGAAGAATGCTTCTTTCTCGATGTTCCATGCACCGGCCACAGACCAGAAGGTCCCCCAGCGTACATCTTCAAAGAACCTGGAAGATCCATCCGTCCTGATGGATGCAGAAAGGGAATACTTATCATCATAGACGTAGTTAAACCGAGAAAAATAAGATTCGATTCTGTAAGTATCCACACGGCCATTCGCAGCACTGGTTACCACAAAGTTGCCCGGTTCGATATTACCATCCAAAACTTGATCTTGCTTAGCCAGATATTGGTAATTGTACTTAAAGTCATAATTCTCGTGCGCCACTAATCCTTCAAAGTAATGCTTGCTGTTAAAGGTATTGGCATAGCTTAGGATCTGGTTAAATGTAACGGCATTTCTTCGGGTATTGGTTCTGTTGGTTCTACCAGCAGGAGCACCATCACCGACGATTTTATTGTCATATTCGATTCCCAAATAGGAAATCATATCCGTCGAAACGTTGGTTCGGAAGGTGAAATCTTTCAGGAAGTTTACTTCCGCATAAGCCCTGGCACTGATTACATCCCGGTCATACAGGTCTTCATTTAATTTGGTCTCCTGGGTCACATGACGACCGACTGATGCTCCTGGCCCACGTCTTACGGAACCAAGGTCAATCATATCACCGGTATCATAGATCCGCTGACCATTGGCATCAAGGATATAACCACCTGTTTGTTGGTTTTGAAGGTACACTGGATAGATCGGACCCATATTTCTCGCAAAGAAGAATGGGTTTACATAGCTGGAGCTGTTATTAACAGTTCGTGAACTGTTGCCATCTGCCATCGTAGCAGACAGGTTAATGCCGGTCTTGAACCAATCCGTAGCTTGTGTATTTACATTGATTCGGCCCGTAAAACGCTCCATATCCGATTTTAGCAGGAAGCCTTTTTCATTAAGGTAACCTACTGAGGTATAGAAATCGGTTTTTTCGGTTCCTCCTGAATAGGTCATGTTATATTCGCCACGGTTACCGGTACCGATCAATTCATCGTACCAGTCAAGATCGGTAAAGTTGTTTACAGCAGCGGAGTTTAGGCTACCGTCCAGTCCTACTACTTCTCCGTTAGGAACATTGTAAACATTGTATCCTAGTAATTCGATCAGGTTTTCAGAAGCATATTGGCTAGCCGCGCCATCTTCCAGGCCGTTTGAAGTCATTTGGCCATGTTTGAGAGATTCCCAAACGAGCGGGTAGTACTGACCGGCATTTACCCGGTCGTATTCAGGCAATGCCCTGGAAGAAACACCCTGCCTTACCGAGAGGTTAAAGGTGGATTTTTTAGCTCCTCCTTTTTTAGTGGTGATCATGATGACACCATTGGCAGCACGAGCACCATAAAGGGCTGAAGAAGATGCATCTTTCAGCACGGTCACGTCAGCGATGTCATTCGGATTAAGGTTAGAGATATCTCCAGAGTAAGGTACTCCATCTACTACATAAAGTGGATTCTGGGAGGCATTTACGGAGCCAATACCACGAATACGAATTGTTGGGCTTTCGCCTGGCTGACCGCTGGCAGAGGTGGTGATCACACCGGCCGCCTGTCCTTCCAGTACGTTGGTCACACTGTTGATGGGACGATTCGCAATTTGGGCTTCTTTGATGGCTACTGCCGAGCCGGCAAAATTGCCCTTTTCAGCTGATCCATATGCCACAACGATCACCTCTTCCAGGTTTTGGGTGTCTGGCATCAAGGTGACATTGACAGTGCTTTGGTTGCCAATGTTAATTTCTTGGCTGCTATAGCCAATAAAGCTAACTACCAAGGTATTTTTTCCTTCAGGTACCTCTATGGTGTACACACCATCCAAGTCGGTGATGCCACCCACTGTGGTTCCTTTTACCAGCACGTTTACGCCTGGCATTCCATTCGGCTCCTCTTCGGAAGTTACTTTCCCCGTTACGGTCCGGCTTTGCGCCCAAACCGAGGAAATAGTAAAGAGGGCTAAGATAAGACTTAGTAAACTTTTCCTCATGCGATTGATTTTAAATATTTAATGTTGTTTTTATCGGATAATCATAAAAACTATAGTTGTTGGCATCAATTATCCAATTGAAAGATATAATAGATTTTATTAATTTTTTACCAAAAATTAACATTTATTAAGAAAAACTGGTGATTACCACCTTTAAATAAAACTACAAATTTGAAATAATTTAATATAATGACGATATCATTGGATTTAAAAAGTACTTTTTCTTTGGTGTTTTTACAAGATCATATTATAAAATTCCTATGCTAATCACAGGATTAAAATTGATTACGGAAAAAGCCTAGTTACCAGCTTCATTGCCTTTTCTTTACTAACCCTATCTTCAAAAAAATTGGTTACTCCGAACAATTTTTGCAAATCTCAATTTGACTCCTATCTCGTAACAATTGCTTTCTAAAGGTTTGGTACTTTGCCGTCTGCCAAATATGGCTAAATCCATGTGTGGCCAGATTGCCCATTTTATGGCTGGCATCCTTATCAAAGCAGCAAGGCACCACATCGCCATCCCAAGTCACCACGGTTCCTTGCCACATTCGCCAGCATTTGTTGCGGATGGGCTTTTTTAGCTTCCATTTACCATTTTGCTGGGGCAAGTACCTGGAGTATCTGAGGTTCTTGGGGATCAATTCAGAACCATTTTCATATTCATAAATTTGGGCTGTTTTGAGCTGGAGCTCATCCACTTGGAGAGCGCCGGCCATTTCCTTGATGGCGGGAAGCTCATGTTCATTTTTTCCCGTGACCAGAAACTGGAAGATCACTTGGGGAAATTGCTTTCCGGCAGCATTCCGCTCCGCAATAAGCAATTCGATCCCCACCTTCACACGCTCCAGGTTTCCCCCAATGCGGTACTGCTCATAGACGCCCTGCGATGCACCATCCACCGACACGATGAGTTGCTTCAGCCCAGAAGCGAGCACTTTGGGAACGGTCTTGCTATTGAGAAAATGGGCATTAGTGGAGGTAGCTGTAAAAATCTTCCGATCATCGGCATACTTCACCAACTCCAACAGTGCGGGATGCAAAAAAGGCTCCCCCTGAAAATAAAGATGAAGGTAAGAGAGATGGCCAGCACTTTCCCGGATGATCTTTTGGTACAGTGATTTGTCCAACATTCCAGTTGGCCGCGTAAAGCTTCTCAGCCCGGAAGGGCACTCTGGGCACCGCAGATTGCAGCCTGTAGTAGGCTCTACGGACAGGGCTGTCGGAAGTCCACGCATATGGGGTACCTTCACCAGCCTGGACCAATGAAAAGAACCGTATAATAAAAATACATTTACTATCTTTTTCCACGTCAAGTAGCGTAGAAATGCTTTCGCTAATATAAACTTGCTTTTTACCGTCACTGCTGTCATGGCCTTCAAATGTATTAAAAAAGGCGCAATTTAGGAGGATAGACAAGGGTAATGTCCCTGACAATTGGAAATAGACATTATTTACCGTAGATACCGCGAAGCTATGTAGAATGTCTTCTGACTGCTGATTTTACTAATCGAACCAAGGCTTATAACCTACCTCTTCTTGGCTTCAAAGGTTTGGATCATTTCTTCAAATTCCTTTTGGATAGTGTCAGCAGAAAGGGCAGGGACTGTGGTGGTTATTTTGAAGTTTTGGCCCAGCTTAGGGTACATATAAAAGTAATTGACTGATTTTTGCCCGTCGTTTAGGGACTGGAATTGTGCCCAGAGGGCCGTGGTTCCGTCTATTTGGGTCTTTCCCTGCTCGATCACTTCGAAGCCCTCCACGCCATCGGCCACATTGTACATCAGCTCAAAATCGAAATCCTCCTTAAAAGCCGGCTTATCACCGAGGGATTCTATATAATCATCTCCTTGGGGCCGCTGCACATACGTGAACGATACATACGCCCCATCTATACTGGGAACGTGGACCTCATAAGTATAGCCATCATCCTTTACTTCCCAGCCACTCGGTTTGACGTAGCTAAACTGGATGCTGGGGTCGTTTACCACTACGCGGTCCTGGGCGGATACCACCAAAGGCAACATGCCGAGAAAAAAAAGGACTATCGATCTGAATATCATAAAATTACTTGGTCTGGTTTATATAATTAGAAAGAGCAAAAAAAGTGCCCAGCTTATTCTTCTTTTATTTTAAAACGTACAAATCCCATTTCATCATTTACATTTTGAAATATATAAATCAAGCCATTTTTCACAAAGCACTTTCCAGGATGCCTGTTAAGCGGTATGTCTTTGGTTTCAAAAAGTGGATTCATTTTATGGTCAAAAACTGTTAAGACATAGTCTGCTTCCAATTCACCATCTCCCACCTCCCGGGCCACTCCTTTGGTAAACCGATAATACAACTCGTTTTCAGGATCAAATAGCGGCATTTCGAAACGGACTTCCATCGTTCTTTTCTTGGATATTTCTCTAAATTCTTCCTGAGAGGACACCTCCGATTTTGGATTATCCGTTTGCCTATCAGGTGTGATTTCACTATGAAAATGGTAGCTTGATAGGCTATCTGCTGACAAATCATATATATAAACTGCATTAATTCCTTTGGGAGCAATCATTAAGCTATCATCCTGCATGGCGATATCCACTCCTGGGTAAGAGGCGGAACTACCGTATTCGGTTTTGTGAAAAACCCGAAACTTTTTCATTTCATCCAATCCCGAAATGGGAATCCTATTAAGGGATTTATTCTGGACATCGATGACGCCAACCCACGAGGGTCTCCGAATGCCGCCTCATACAACACCAGAAAGTATTGTCCCGAGGGATCCATCATTCCCCTGGTCTTAGGGTATATATCCTGCTCCAGTGAATCTCCCGAAAATTCCAGTTCATCTATGTTTATCTGAAAAATTCGTTGGGAAGTACTGCCAAATGCATTGATTTTATTAAATGTCGAAAGTAAAAATTTCCCTCTGAAAAAATCAAAACTCTGGATATGATCTTCAGTGCCATTAGGCCCCTCTTTTTCCAGTTGAAATTTTTCCTGTAGTGACAAATCGTCGAGATCGATTACTTCAATGGAATTATCATGGCCATTATAGTTATACAGCTTTGAAAGATCACTGCTCCAATCAGCCCTGTACAATCCATATTGGGTATAGATAATTTCCTCCCCGGGATCCACTAGGACAGTATCCACGATTTCCATAGTGAATTCTCGATCTGAAATTATTTCATTACCTGATGCTACCGTCTCAGATTTGTGTTTCTGAGAGCAAGCTAAAATCAAAAATGGTATCGCAACAAAAAATAGCTTGTTCATCCTATCAATTTCTTTAAATGTTACATTTCTAAAATTATTGTTTCGTGAGGATTACGAAGGGATCAATTTATCAAAAATTCACCTTTTTTCAGCTACCTCTCCGCGAATAAAAGCCAACTCATCACCAATTGCGGTCTTCCAATGGATTTTTCCATCGTTTGCATGGCTGATATTGGGGATAAAATCCTGAATAAGGTTTTCCCCAATTTGCTTGAAGTCTCTATCAAAAACAGTAATGACTCGAATTACTTTTCCATCTTGAGAAGCGATCGAAAACCGATAGAAGTGCTGGCGCTTGGCATCGAAAACCGGCTTTTGAAAAGAAACAGAATTTAACATTTCCAGGTAGAGTGTGTTAAATTCTTCCAAATCCTTCGTCCTCTTCTTTTCAGGCTCGATTTGCTGATTTGGAGTGAACTGACTCTTATAGCTAACATGGGATACTGCCTCTTTTTCAACCTGGTACACAAACAGTTCATTGATTGCGCTATTGGACATCAAAATCTTATCCCCAACCAATTGGAAGTAAAAACTGTTGCCTACACTCATTTTGTTACCATTTTGATTTAACGATACGCTGAACGCTTTTATCCTCCCCAATTCTGGAATGGGAGTTTTATCAAACTGCCCAGTTGACACATTTAACTTGGCGATTCCTAAAGGCTCCTTGGCGCCTTCTATATTATGGTAGTAGGAATAATAGGTGTCTTCATCATACATAACGCCTTTTGTGCTTATGGCTTCGTTTCCTTCCAAAATAGCCCCCTTTAAGTTTTTGTTATCCAACTGTAACGCATACAGTTTTTCTCCTGATGGATCGAAAAGTTTAATATGATCATCCGAATCGTTGATCAACATATTACCATTCCCACAACTTGAAATGTAACCAATCCGGGCTCCTGTTCCATTTGGGCCATTTTCTTCTAGACGAATCCGTCCTTTCAGTTGCATCTGATCAAGGTCTACCTCATCAATGCGGTCTCGGACGTGATCGTAACTGTAAAAGTATTTGAGATCGCCACTAATAGAGGAAGGGCTGCTCGAATTGTTACCTAACATTATAAAATCATCTCCTGAATCCACCACTATGGTATCTGTTATATTCAGGTCAAATTTTCTATCATGCGAAATTCCTTTTTCGGCTACTTCTGAATCCCTGTCTTTTTGGGAACAGGAAAAAATCATAAACAGTAAAGCGATAAAAAATAGCTTGTTCATAAAAATAAGATTAGTTGAAAATTCTTTAGAATAAAGTAATGGTTTTTATCATTATTTACCAAGCATCCAAGGGTTTAGGTATCCTACGTGACGATGGCACTTTTGATCAGATATCCTTTGAATCATTTAAGGACAATCCTAACGGAGGCCACCGTAGAAAGTGAAGGTGTAGAGTACCACGGGACAGTTAGTTCCTTAGGAACGGCATATATATATTGCCCCAAAGGGTGTGGGCAGCCCTAAACTGGATAGATATTTTCTATATGCTCACCATGATCCTTGACACAAAACGGTCAATGCCATCTACTTGACATTATCCTGATCACTGTCCCAAACCCCTAGCTTAGACACAAAATCCCAAATAGCAATGCCCATGCTCACCGAGATGTTCAGGGAATGTTTGGTGCCCATCTGGGGGATTTCCAGGACATGGTCACTGGCCAAGATGACTTCTTCCTCCACGCCAAAGACCTCATTGCCGAATACCAATGCGTATTTACTGTCCTCTATCGGGCCGAACGCATTCAGCTTGGTACTGTTATCCACTTGTTCCAGTGAACAGATGGTAAAGTTTTGTTGCTTTAAATCGGCTATGGCATCCAAGGTGCTCCCGACATACTCCCACTCCACGGAATCGGTGGCGCCGAGGGCAGTCTTCTGGATGTCGCGATGCGGCGGGGTGCCGGTGATACCGCAGAGATAGATTTTCTGAATCCTAAAGGCATCCGAAGTCCGAAATGCCGATCCCACATTGTTCAGGCTACGGATATTGTCCAGGACAATGACCAGGGGAATTTTATCGGATGATTTAAACTCGTCGACGGACAGGCGGTTAAGCTCATCCATGCTTAATTTTTTCATTCGGTTTTTGTTTACCTTCTTGAATCGATTAATTTCAGCCTTTGAATAATTACCAAAATTAACACGAAAGATTTAAAATCCGGTAAAAGATGGCCAAAGCAAAGGCAAAAGCAGCGAAGGAAACGCCCTTGATGAAACAGTATAACAGCATCAAAGCCAAACATCCAGGTGCCTTATTACTGTTCAGGGTGGGGGATTTCTACGAGACATTTGGGGAGGATGCCGTCAAAGCCAGCAAGGTCTTGGACATCGTCCTCACCAAGCGCGCCAATGGTGCCGCCAGTCATATCGAATTGGCGGGTTTTCCACACCATTCACTGGACAGCTACCTGCCCAAGCTGGTCCGAGCCGGAAATCGTGTGGCCATCTGTGACCAGCTGGAAGACCCAAAAGATGTCAAGGGCATCGTCAAAAGGGGCGTTACCGAACTGGTCACGCCTGGACTGTCATTTAACGACAATGTCCTCGACAAACGTCGAAACAATTACCTGGCATCGGTATATTTTAACAAGCAAAGTTTAGGCATTGCTTTTCTGGACCTGTCCACAGGGGAATTTATGTGTGCCGAGGGCAATGCGTCGTACATCGAAAAACTCCTACAAAGTTTCAGCCCTTCCGAAATCATTTACTCCAAGGCCGATAAGGGCAGGGCTACAGAATTGCTGAAGGACGATTATACGACATTCCACTGTGAAGACTGGGTATTTCAATATGATTACACTTATGAAAAGCTGACCGAGCACTTCCAGACAGCCAATCTGAAGGGCTTTGGCATCGAAAACTTAGAACAGGGCATCATCGCAGCTGGTGCCATTCTTTACTACCTGGAGGAAACCGAACACAAAGAAGTAAAACACATTGCTGCGATTTCCCGGATTGCCGAGGAGAAATTTGTCTGGCTGGACAAATTCACCATTCGAAACCTAGAGCTGGTTTATTCACAGCAGGAGGGTGGAGTGCCCTTGATCCAAATCCTGGACCAAACGGTAACCCCGATGGGCTCACGGA from Echinicola soli encodes the following:
- a CDS encoding SLBB domain-containing protein, with amino-acid sequence MIKFLNLVLIRAFVGFALLLAVPQEIAAQSMTDVSTIKVDELSDDQVRTLLQKAKDAGLSNAELLEMARSRGMADAEVEKLSERIEQLETGSTTSRSSATLADRKPRQQNNQHEILQGVYANQKQPEQVKGTEVYFGLDLFYQKERQLTFEPNLNMATPNSYVLGPGDLVYVDVYGASENYYESTVTPEGNLLLENIGPIGVSGLSITEATRVIKNRLSRFYADMQGDSPSTFMQISLGNVRSIKVHLVGELRLPGTFTLSAFSTVFNALYAAGGPNKNGTMRNIKVMRNNKQVATVDAYDFLVNGKANMGLQLQDQDVILVEPYQSRVTLQGAVKRPMVFEVKDGETLGEVLAYAGGFTDDAYKDKISVTRFTDKEKSVSDVYKGQFDIFSVKAGDQYTVGTVLDRYNNRVQIKGAVFREGNYALSDGLTLSQLIRRADGLRGDAYLDRANILRTNDDLSTSIIQVDLKDVMDGTEEVTLEEDDIIRISSIYDLKDEYYLKISGEVRDPGIYPYAEGMTVEDLIQRAGGFTESASKADVEIARRVQENGESGEIAELIPVALNSDLSVKGSPQTLVPYDNIIVRRKPNFALERIIKVEGQVNAPGEFALRNTEERVSDVIRRAGGLTGYAYPAGATLIRRTEYYNTESEKLRKQKNLEKLLDRIDKGDPSEAQASQMRRLQAQTGDSLSEQDKRDFIAQTRQETLYDIGQGEGTAIKIKETEAIAIDLEAILQQPGSKYDLILEEGDIISVPKQLQTVRMRGDVIYPTTVRYESGRTMKYYIDRAGGFDNRAKRKRTYVVYANGEVARTKTFLGLKSYPKVEPGAEVIVPSKGPRVPLRIGEIVGLTSGLATVALVISQINFNNGSGN
- a CDS encoding RagB/SusD family nutrient uptake outer membrane protein; this translates as MKKLIHKIFLLGLMVNIGCASDYLDTAPTDAVSETVVFTTTGNAMAALNGIHRAMGLRYDSQGQPGEHGVMIMREVLAEDVVMTDQANGWFVEMSTWQRHNNETKSDVEFVWKFYYKIIGNANMIIANIDGAEGPQEERDEIKGQALAYRAWGHFNLVQIFAKRYDANGGNDQMGVPIVSEPITVGGPRNTVEEVYAQIHQDLDDAIALLDESRNNASHFNINVARGIKARVLLTQGQFSEAATVANAARDGFDLMNESQLFGGFNDYTNPEWMWGFHQVDIQQTYFASFFAYMSLNFSSTNIRGNPKAIFQPLYDQISETDYRKRLWDPNASDPELRDPFIDEVTLESFAKVDYMNRKFLAQANGSSVGDVPYMRAAEMILIEAEALARAGDDVGASAALFELASARDPEYTQSTNTGQALIDEIMIQRRVELWGEGFRFYDLKRLDLPLDRNGGNHVGIVINSKFFEEAGTANWQWQIPVDERNANDNIIQNPIE
- a CDS encoding SusC/RagA family TonB-linked outer membrane protein, which produces MRKSLLSLILALFTISSVWAQSRTVTGKVTSEEEPNGMPGVNVLVKGTTVGGITDLDGVYTIEVPEGKNTLVVSFIGYSSQEINIGNQSTVNVTLMPDTQNLEEVIVVAYGSAEKGNFAGSAVAIKEAQIANRPINSVTNVLEGQAAGVITTSASGQPGESPTIRIRGIGSVNASQNPLYVVDGVPYSGDISNLNPNDIADVTVLKDASSSALYGARAANGVIMITTKKGGAKKSTFNLSVRQGVSSRALPEYDRVNAGQYYPLVWESLKHGQMTSNGLEDGAASQYASENLIELLGYNVYNVPNGEVVGLDGSLNSAAVNNFTDLDWYDELIGTGNRGEYNMTYSGGTEKTDFYTSVGYLNEKGFLLKSDMERFTGRINVNTQATDWFKTGINLSATMADGNSSRTVNNSSSYVNPFFFARNMGPIYPVYLQNQQTGGYILDANGQRIYDTGDMIDLGSVRRGPGASVGRHVTQETKLNEDLYDRDVISARAYAEVNFLKDFTFRTNVSTDMISYLGIEYDNKIVGDGAPAGRTNRTNTRRNAVTFNQILSYANTFNSKHYFEGLVAHENYDFKYNYQYLAKQDQVLDGNIEPGNFVVTSAANGRVDTYRIESYFSRFNYVYDDKYSLSASIRTDGSSRFFEDVRWGTFWSVAGAWNIEKEAFFNADFFDMLKLRASYGEVGNDGLLKDDGTPNYYPWQALYDLDYNNANEPGILQGSLSARSLLWESNNTFDVGLDFAFAKRFSGTLEYYYRVSENLLFDVPLSLTTGLESRPINIGTMANSGVEFQIQGDIIRNQDFTWNANLNVSTFTNKFKKLPFDEQINGTKKYVVGGSIYDYWLRDWRGVDPETGYGLYTADEYLNEDGEVREDVKIVGTDTLTTEYNNARQHFAGTAIPDFSGGLANTFSYKNFELSVLVSFAVGGEIYDGLYASLMSSSPDGDALHTDALGRWQQPGDITDVPRMDNINSAETNGTSDRWLIDRSYLNLRSINLSYRLPKDILGKVDASQATVFIAGENLGWLSKRKGMFVSESFNGTTSNTYTPARTFTLGLNVSF
- a CDS encoding radical SAM/SPASM domain-containing protein, which gives rise to MTAVTVKSKFILAKAFLRYLTWKKIVNVFLLYGSFHWSRLVKVPHMRGLPTALSVEPTTGCNLRCPECPSGLRSFTRPTGMLDKSLYQKIIRESAGHLSYLHLYFQGEPFLHPALLELVKYADDRKIFTATSTNAHFLNSKTVPKVLASGLKQLIVSVDGASQGVYEQYRIGGNLERVKVGIELLIAERNAAGKQFPQVIFQFLVTGKNEHELPAIKEMAGALQVDELQLKTAQIYEYENGSELIPKNLRYSRYLPQQNGKWKLKKPIRNKCWRMWQGTVVTWDGDVVPCCFDKDASHKMGNLATHGFSHIWQTAKYQTFRKQLLRDRSQIEICKNCSE